The sequence GGAGCCTTCAAATAAGTTGAGGAGTTGGGTCATGCCTGCGACGGTTCCCCAGGCCGTACAATCCTGCCACGAGTTGTTGCTCTGGCTCATCCCGCAGCTTGATAAGTTCCCACGATCGCGGCGCATCACGGCTGCAAGGCGAGCCGTGATGCGAAGCGCCTCGTCGACTGCGGTCAGCTCTTCGTGGCTCAAGGTGTCGATCCTCGAACGTAATCGTGATTTGTTCACTGATCGGATTTGGTCGCCCAACACCCGAGCGGGCTTACCGTTGAGAACCACCATCGCTTCGACGGGATACACCGAATCGACATGGCTGGTCAGCGGCAGCACCACCACGCGAGTGCCGAAGGTGTGACACGAGTTATTTGACACGATCACCGCGGGTCTAGTTTTCTTGATTTCGGATCCGATCGTCTGATCCAACGCCACCTAGTAGACGTCCCCTCGACGAGGCAGCTGCCTCACTTAGACCATCCTTCGCCTTCCGTGTTCTTTCAGTCGTCCTCCGGTACGTTCCGCCAGCGCTCTTTCCGAGCGGCCCGATAGGCGGCATCAAGGGTCTTGGTGTCCGGATGAAGTTTCGCCCGCACGGCGGAGGAGATGAAATGTACTGATCTTCCTAGGCGGTACTTCCTGCTTGAGTCTCGCGCAAATATCCTCATCCATTGTGATGTTCAATCTGACTGCCATGCCGCCTCCCTGATTTGGGAATACGCGAATGCTGGATCGTATATAGCACCAGTCGCCCTGGCAAGACGGTGGTCATCTGGATATCTCTGGTTGAGGCTATACAGCTTCATGATTTCAGATGAGCGGTTGATTGGCAGAGATTGTCCGGTGAGGCAGTGTTGATGGTTCAGAACTCTGCGCTGGCAAATCGCTGTCGATCATGATATGCGATGCACGCCAGCATGCCCACGCTGTCACTAACTGTAAATGATCCAACGCTGGGGAAGGAGGGACTCTGCATGGCGCTCTATGCCTTTGATGGTACATGGAATGAAGATGAAGCCGATGAAGCGAAAGAAACCAACG is a genomic window of Candidatus Nitrospira kreftii containing:
- a CDS encoding diversity-generating retroelement protein Avd; translated protein: MPATVPQAVQSCHELLLWLIPQLDKFPRSRRITAARRAVMRSASSTAVSSSWLKVSILERNRDLFTDRIWSPNTRAGLPLRTTIASTGYTESTWLVSGSTTTRVPKV